In the Rhizobium sp. CB3090 genome, one interval contains:
- a CDS encoding YebC/PmpR family DNA-binding transcriptional regulator encodes MAGHSQFKNIMHRKGRQDAVRSKMFSKLAREITVAAKMGLPDPSMNASLRLAIQNAKAQSMPKDNIDRAIKKASGADTENYDAVRYEGYGPGGTAIIVEALTDNRNRTASNVRSIFTKAGGALGETGSVSFSFDHVGEITYKPEVGDADKVMEAAIEAGADDVESDEEGHTIICGFEAMNEVAKALEATLGEAETVKAIWRAQNNVPVDEEKAQSLMKLIDSLEDDDDVQNVYSNFEVSEEIMAKLSA; translated from the coding sequence ATGGCTGGCCATTCACAGTTTAAAAACATCATGCACCGCAAGGGCCGTCAGGATGCCGTGCGGTCGAAAATGTTCTCCAAGCTGGCGCGCGAAATCACCGTTGCTGCCAAGATGGGTCTGCCCGACCCAAGCATGAACGCGAGCCTGCGTCTGGCGATTCAGAACGCTAAGGCGCAGTCGATGCCGAAGGACAATATTGATCGCGCCATCAAGAAGGCTTCCGGCGCCGATACCGAGAATTACGATGCGGTCCGCTACGAAGGCTACGGCCCCGGCGGCACGGCGATCATCGTCGAGGCGCTGACCGATAACCGCAACCGTACCGCCTCGAACGTCCGTTCGATCTTCACCAAGGCCGGGGGTGCGCTTGGCGAAACCGGTTCCGTCTCTTTCTCCTTCGACCATGTCGGTGAAATCACCTACAAGCCCGAGGTCGGCGATGCCGACAAGGTGATGGAAGCCGCGATCGAAGCCGGCGCCGACGATGTCGAGAGCGACGAAGAAGGCCACACCATCATCTGCGGTTTCGAAGCGATGAACGAAGTCGCAAAGGCGTTGGAAGCAACGCTCGGCGAAGCGGAAACCGTCAAGGCGATCTGGCGCGCCCAGAACAATGTGCCGGTCGACGAAGAAAAGGCGCAGTCGCTGATGAAGCTCATCGACAGCCTGGAAGACGATGACGACGTGCAGAACGTCTACTCGAACTTCGAAGTCTCCGAAGAGATCATGGCCAAACTTTCGGCCTGA
- a CDS encoding TIGR00282 family metallophosphoesterase, which produces MRLLFLGDMVGKTGRVAVWDRLPGLISDLKLDFVIVNGENAAGGFGITEDIFLETINAGADVVTTGNHVWDQKEAVVFCERHDQFLRPANYPAGTPGRGSGIYYARNGARVLVANIMGRVFMHPELDDPFKSAEAILDACPLKEQADAIVFDFHAEATSEKQCFGHFVDGRASFVVGTHTHVPTADAQILNGGTAYMSDAGMCGDYDSSLGMDKEEPLNRFISKMPKGRFEAASGPATLCGVGVEISDATGLAEKIAPLRIGPRLAETIPEFWR; this is translated from the coding sequence ATGCGGCTGCTATTTTTAGGTGACATGGTCGGCAAGACCGGACGGGTTGCGGTTTGGGACCGCCTGCCGGGCCTCATCTCCGATCTGAAGCTCGACTTCGTCATCGTCAATGGCGAGAACGCCGCCGGCGGCTTCGGCATCACCGAGGACATTTTTCTGGAAACGATCAATGCCGGCGCCGATGTGGTGACGACGGGCAATCACGTCTGGGATCAGAAGGAAGCGGTGGTGTTCTGCGAGCGCCACGATCAGTTCCTGCGCCCGGCCAATTATCCCGCCGGCACGCCCGGCCGCGGTTCCGGCATCTATTATGCCCGTAACGGCGCCCGCGTGCTCGTCGCCAATATCATGGGCCGCGTCTTCATGCACCCGGAACTGGATGATCCGTTCAAATCGGCGGAGGCGATCCTCGATGCCTGCCCGCTAAAGGAACAGGCGGATGCCATCGTGTTCGATTTCCATGCGGAAGCGACCAGCGAAAAGCAGTGTTTCGGCCATTTCGTCGATGGCCGCGCCAGCTTCGTCGTTGGCACGCATACGCATGTGCCGACTGCGGACGCGCAGATCCTGAACGGTGGCACTGCCTATATGTCGGATGCCGGCATGTGCGGCGATTACGACTCGTCGCTTGGGATGGATAAGGAAGAGCCGCTCAACCGCTTCATCTCGAAGATGCCGAAGGGCCGTTTCGAGGCGGCCTCCGGGCCGGCCACCCTCTGCGGTGTTGGCGTCGAGATATCGGATGCGACGGGGCTTGCCGAAAAGATCGCCCCCCTCAGGATCGGACCGCGCCTGGCGGAGACCATTCCGGAATTCTGGCGCTAG
- a CDS encoding helix-turn-helix domain-containing protein: protein MSSESDSDLIFKALAHRRRREILDLLKEAPRTTGMLCETFTDMDRCTVMQHLKVLEEADLVIAKKEGRERWNHLNSLPIKQIHDRWISAYAGHALSILDRLKSDLEG, encoded by the coding sequence ATGTCAAGCGAATCGGATAGCGATCTCATTTTCAAGGCCCTGGCGCACCGTCGCCGGCGGGAAATCCTCGACCTGCTCAAGGAGGCCCCGAGAACGACCGGCATGCTCTGCGAGACCTTTACGGATATGGACCGCTGCACGGTGATGCAGCATCTGAAGGTGCTGGAGGAGGCCGACCTGGTGATTGCCAAGAAGGAGGGCCGGGAGCGCTGGAACCATCTCAACAGCCTGCCGATCAAACAGATTCACGACCGCTGGATCAGCGCCTATGCCGGCCACGCTTTGTCGATCCTTGACCGGCTGAAGAGCGATCTCGAAGGCTGA
- the mprF gene encoding bifunctional lysylphosphatidylglycerol flippase/synthetase MprF: MSTPIDLEKADEELEARGGISGFLNRNRTLIVAILTVAVFCIAAYAIFDLTNEVRYDDVVHALATTKVSSILLALFFTGLSFFSLIFYDQNALEYIGKRLPFPHVALTSFSAYAVGNTAGFGALSAGAIRYRAYTRLGLSPDDITRVIAFVTLAFGLGLAAVGAIALLIIADEIGPLINVDGLWLRMIAGAIIAALAFVIIVGRNGREVRIGPIAIRLPDSLTWSRQFLVTAVDIAASASVLYVLLPDSAIGWPGFFAIYAIAVGLGVLSHVPAGFGVFETIIIAWLGSSVNADAVLGSLVLYRVIYNVIPLAIAVLAISVAELRRFVDHPVASSMRRVGGRLMPQLLSTFALLLGIMLVFSSVTPTPDRNLEFLSDYLPLPLVEGAHFLSSLLGLAMIVAARGLGQRLDGAWWVSIASAVFALLFSLLKAIAIVEAALLGFLVFGLVVSRRLFTRPASLLNQALTAGWLTAIAVICIGAVVILFFVYRDVEYSNQLWWQFEFTEEAPRGLRAVLGISIVSSAIAIFSLLRPATARLEPVSDHAVERAVEIVRKQGVADANLVRMGDKSIMFSEKGDAFIMYGKQGRSWIALFDPIGPRHALPELVWRFVETARSAGCRSVFYQISPTLLSYCADAGLRAFKLGELAVVNLPNFELKGGKWANLRQTASRAVRDGLEFAVIAPQHVPDVIDQLAEVSESWLADHNAKEKGFSLGAFDPDYVASQPVGVLKKDGKIVAFANILMTETKEEGSVDLMRFSPDAPKGSMDFLFVQILEYLKEQGFQRFNLGMAPLSGMSRRESAPVWDRVGGTVFEHGERYYNFKGLRAFKSKFHPEWQPRYLAVSGGVSPMIALMDATFLIGGGLKGVVRK; the protein is encoded by the coding sequence ATGTCGACCCCAATCGATCTGGAAAAAGCCGATGAGGAACTGGAAGCGCGCGGCGGCATAAGCGGGTTCTTGAACCGCAATCGCACGCTGATCGTCGCTATCCTCACCGTCGCCGTCTTCTGTATCGCCGCCTATGCGATCTTCGATCTGACGAACGAAGTACGCTATGACGATGTCGTGCACGCTCTGGCGACGACGAAAGTCTCGTCCATCCTGCTTGCCCTGTTCTTCACGGGTCTCAGTTTCTTTTCGCTGATCTTCTATGATCAGAACGCGCTGGAATATATCGGCAAGCGGCTGCCGTTTCCCCATGTGGCGCTGACCTCCTTCAGCGCCTATGCCGTCGGCAATACCGCCGGTTTCGGCGCGCTCAGCGCCGGCGCCATCCGCTATCGCGCCTATACCCGGCTCGGGCTGTCCCCTGACGACATTACCCGCGTCATCGCCTTCGTGACGCTGGCCTTCGGCCTTGGACTTGCCGCGGTCGGCGCCATCGCGCTGCTGATCATCGCCGACGAGATCGGCCCACTGATCAACGTCGATGGTCTGTGGCTGCGTATGATCGCCGGCGCGATTATCGCCGCACTTGCCTTCGTTATCATCGTGGGCCGCAATGGCCGCGAGGTGCGGATCGGGCCGATCGCCATTCGCCTCCCGGATTCGCTGACCTGGTCGCGGCAATTCCTGGTGACTGCGGTCGACATCGCCGCCTCGGCCTCCGTACTCTACGTCTTGCTGCCGGATTCGGCCATCGGCTGGCCGGGCTTCTTCGCGATCTATGCCATCGCTGTCGGTCTCGGTGTGCTTAGCCACGTTCCGGCCGGTTTCGGCGTTTTCGAGACGATCATCATCGCGTGGCTCGGCAGCTCCGTGAACGCCGACGCCGTTCTCGGTTCGCTGGTTCTCTACCGCGTGATCTATAACGTCATTCCCCTGGCGATCGCGGTCCTTGCGATCTCGGTGGCGGAGCTGCGTCGTTTCGTCGACCATCCGGTCGCTTCCAGCATGCGGCGTGTCGGCGGTCGCCTGATGCCGCAGTTGCTGTCGACCTTCGCGCTTCTGCTCGGCATAATGCTGGTGTTTTCGAGCGTGACGCCCACCCCGGACAGGAATCTCGAATTCCTCTCCGACTATCTGCCGTTGCCGCTCGTCGAAGGGGCGCATTTTCTTTCCAGTCTTCTCGGCCTGGCGATGATCGTTGCTGCCCGCGGGCTCGGCCAACGTCTCGATGGCGCCTGGTGGGTTTCGATCGCCTCGGCGGTTTTCGCGTTGCTGTTCTCGCTGCTGAAGGCCATCGCGATCGTCGAGGCCGCGCTGCTCGGCTTCCTCGTTTTCGGCCTTGTCGTCAGCCGTCGCTTGTTCACGCGGCCGGCTTCGTTGCTCAACCAAGCCCTCACGGCGGGTTGGCTGACGGCAATCGCGGTGATCTGTATCGGTGCGGTCGTCATCCTGTTTTTCGTCTATCGTGACGTCGAATACAGCAACCAGCTCTGGTGGCAGTTCGAATTCACCGAAGAAGCGCCGCGCGGACTTCGTGCCGTGCTTGGCATCTCCATCGTCTCGTCTGCGATCGCGATCTTCAGCCTGCTGCGGCCGGCGACCGCGCGCCTGGAGCCGGTTTCCGACCATGCCGTCGAACGGGCCGTTGAAATCGTTCGCAAGCAAGGCGTTGCCGACGCGAATCTCGTGCGCATGGGCGACAAAAGCATCATGTTCTCCGAAAAGGGCGATGCCTTCATCATGTATGGCAAGCAGGGCCGTTCCTGGATCGCGCTGTTCGATCCGATCGGACCTCGGCACGCCCTGCCGGAGCTTGTCTGGCGTTTCGTAGAAACTGCCCGTTCTGCCGGCTGTCGTTCGGTTTTCTACCAGATATCACCGACGCTTTTGTCTTATTGTGCCGATGCCGGTTTGCGTGCTTTCAAGCTCGGCGAGCTGGCGGTGGTCAATCTCCCTAATTTCGAGCTGAAGGGCGGCAAATGGGCCAATCTTCGCCAGACGGCGAGCCGTGCCGTGCGCGATGGACTAGAATTTGCCGTTATCGCGCCGCAGCATGTGCCCGATGTCATCGATCAGCTTGCTGAAGTTTCGGAATCATGGCTTGCCGATCACAACGCCAAGGAAAAGGGCTTTTCGCTCGGCGCCTTCGATCCCGACTATGTCGCGTCGCAGCCGGTTGGTGTGTTGAAGAAGGATGGTAAAATCGTTGCTTTCGCTAACATCCTGATGACGGAGACCAAGGAGGAGGGCTCCGTCGATCTGATGCGCTTTTCGCCCGATGCGCCGAAGGGATCGATGGATTTTCTGTTCGTGCAGATTCTCGAATATCTGAAGGAGCAGGGCTTCCAACGCTTCAACCTCGGCATGGCGCCGCTATCGGGTATGTCGAGGCGGGAATCGGCCCCGGTTTGGGACAGGGTCGGCGGAACTGTCTTCGAACACGGCGAGCGCTACTACAATTTCAAAGGGCTTCGTGCCTTCAAATCCAAATTTCATCCCGAATGGCAGCCACGTTACCTGGCCGTTTCGGGAGGTGTCAGTCCAATGATCGCGTTGATGGATGCCACATTCCTCATCGGGGGCGGACTTAAGGGGGTCGTGAGGAAATGA
- a CDS encoding SRPBCC domain-containing protein produces MTLNVPISGRIGRKVDEVFDAVVNPKKLSSYFTTVGGASAPLVAGTTVIWWKNAPVEVNEVEPDRRIVFHWDGGTGEDGARYRTKVEMTFEPLDDGGTLVTIEESGWREDAAGRRGTYLNCEGWTQMLCCMKAFVEYGINLREGFFLSEMRGEPAEAPDR; encoded by the coding sequence ATGACGTTGAATGTTCCTATTTCAGGACGCATCGGCCGCAAGGTGGATGAGGTCTTCGATGCAGTCGTCAATCCGAAGAAGCTTTCGAGCTATTTCACCACCGTCGGCGGCGCCAGCGCGCCGCTCGTGGCGGGGACGACCGTGATCTGGTGGAAGAACGCGCCCGTCGAGGTCAACGAGGTGGAGCCAGACCGGCGTATCGTCTTTCATTGGGACGGCGGCACCGGCGAAGACGGCGCGCGCTACAGAACCAAGGTGGAGATGACATTCGAACCGCTGGATGACGGCGGTACCCTCGTGACAATCGAGGAATCCGGCTGGCGTGAGGACGCCGCCGGCCGACGCGGCACCTATCTGAATTGCGAGGGCTGGACGCAGATGCTCTGCTGCATGAAGGCTTTCGTCGAATACGGCATCAATCTGCGCGAGGGATTTTTCCTGAGTGAAATGCGCGGCGAGCCAGCGGAAGCGCCGGATCGGTGA
- a CDS encoding 5-formyltetrahydrofolate cyclo-ligase: protein MTPKELKTLYRNERLAARDAIPADERIEKGLAMLAHAGDAIELQPGTIVSGFLPIRSEVDIRPLMARLRERGARLCVPVILDKRTIVFRELVPGASLVSSGFGTAGPGPEAAVLDPQIMLVPLSAFDNTGHRIGYGAGYYDRAIDRLQQKGLNPRLIGIAFDCQEVPSVPAEPHDVRLDAILTESGLNFVSVEIG from the coding sequence ATGACCCCCAAAGAGCTGAAAACCCTATATCGCAACGAGCGCCTGGCGGCGCGCGACGCCATTCCCGCAGACGAGCGCATCGAAAAGGGGTTGGCGATGCTTGCCCACGCCGGCGATGCGATCGAGCTTCAACCTGGAACGATCGTGTCCGGCTTCCTGCCGATCCGATCCGAGGTGGATATAAGGCCACTGATGGCGCGGCTGCGCGAGCGGGGTGCACGGCTTTGCGTGCCGGTCATTCTCGACAAACGAACCATCGTCTTTCGCGAGCTCGTTCCGGGTGCGTCACTTGTTTCCAGCGGCTTTGGCACAGCAGGGCCGGGGCCGGAGGCTGCGGTGCTGGACCCACAGATCATGCTGGTGCCGCTTTCGGCTTTCGACAACACCGGCCATCGCATCGGCTACGGCGCCGGCTATTACGACCGCGCCATCGATCGGCTGCAGCAAAAAGGGTTGAATCCACGGCTGATCGGCATTGCATTCGATTGCCAAGAAGTGCCATCAGTACCGGCTGAGCCGCATGATGTCCGTCTGGACGCGATTTTGACCGAGAGCGGGCTCAATTTCGTCTCCGTAGAGATTGGATAG
- a CDS encoding helix-turn-helix domain-containing protein gives MEVARELNETLSQADYEALATLRYTLRKFMDFSTSAAHQEGLPPQQHQALLAIKGNPRSETMTIGMLAERLLIAPHTATELVGRLIDSDYVTRHPDPADKRRQTLRLTEKSEEILRRLTAIHLREIRDMAPELIDILTHLQADVDGK, from the coding sequence ATGGAAGTGGCGCGGGAATTGAATGAAACGCTTTCGCAAGCGGATTATGAGGCTCTGGCGACACTGCGCTACACGCTCCGGAAATTTATGGATTTCAGCACCTCCGCCGCCCATCAGGAGGGATTGCCGCCGCAGCAGCACCAGGCGCTGCTGGCGATAAAGGGCAATCCGCGGAGCGAGACGATGACTATCGGCATGCTGGCGGAACGGCTGTTGATCGCACCGCATACGGCGACCGAATTGGTTGGGCGGCTCATCGATTCAGACTATGTCACCCGCCATCCCGATCCGGCCGACAAGCGCCGGCAAACCTTGCGGCTGACGGAAAAATCGGAAGAAATCCTGCGCCGGCTGACGGCCATCCACCTCCGGGAAATCCGGGACATGGCGCCGGAACTCATTGACATTCTGACGCATCTGCAAGCCGATGTCGACGGCAAATGA
- a CDS encoding AcvB/VirJ family lysyl-phosphatidylglycerol hydrolase: MLTTGLLASGAARAEADDTKYDLGMISPPHIMRPQGKVTSEVVLISDAGGWGDKEKGVADKLVANGTLVIGIDYPSFLASLNKYDVSQNDGCIYMVSDLESLSQQVQRSFADSTYELPVIAGVGAGGAMAMTIAAQTPDATVAGTLAVDPTFGIALKQELCTPAEKKTDGDIVSFGLQDGALPNPILATFTSKAPKDGRDHIEEIQKEHPDVQVTDSDQDDAYAALSDGLVDLMKTIDSEKSPLGLPLDVMNTKPTEDTLAIVYSGDGGWRDIDKEVGSYLQDQGIPVVGVDSLHYFWSERDPQQTADDLGRIIEYYTKRFKVKHVVLIGYSFGADVLPASYNRLKQPDKDKIVQMSLLSLSRKVDYVISVMGWLGAESEGKGGDPLSDLKSINPKTVQCIYGKDDDEDVACPSLKGTGAEVIAMDGGHHFDDDYEALANHIIDGLKSRLGE, from the coding sequence ATGTTGACAACAGGCCTGCTGGCATCAGGCGCGGCGAGAGCGGAGGCGGACGACACCAAATACGATCTCGGCATGATCTCGCCGCCGCATATCATGCGGCCACAGGGCAAGGTGACGAGCGAGGTCGTTCTGATCTCCGACGCTGGCGGCTGGGGCGACAAGGAAAAAGGCGTCGCCGACAAGCTCGTCGCCAATGGCACTCTGGTCATCGGCATCGATTACCCGTCCTTCCTGGCGTCGCTCAACAAATATGATGTCAGCCAGAACGACGGTTGCATCTACATGGTCTCCGATCTGGAGTCGCTGAGCCAGCAAGTGCAGCGTTCCTTTGCGGACAGCACCTATGAATTGCCTGTCATCGCCGGTGTCGGCGCCGGCGGCGCCATGGCGATGACTATCGCCGCGCAGACCCCTGACGCCACCGTGGCCGGAACGCTCGCTGTCGATCCGACCTTCGGCATCGCGCTGAAGCAGGAGCTTTGTACGCCGGCCGAAAAAAAGACCGACGGCGACATAGTGTCCTTCGGCCTGCAGGACGGTGCGCTGCCAAACCCGATCCTTGCGACCTTCACCTCGAAGGCTCCCAAGGATGGACGCGATCATATCGAAGAGATCCAGAAAGAGCATCCCGATGTCCAAGTCACCGATTCCGACCAGGATGATGCCTATGCGGCGCTGAGCGACGGGCTGGTGGATCTGATGAAGACGATCGACAGCGAAAAATCGCCGCTCGGTCTGCCGCTGGATGTCATGAACACCAAGCCAACGGAAGATACGCTGGCGATCGTCTATTCCGGCGACGGCGGCTGGCGCGATATCGACAAGGAGGTCGGCAGCTATCTGCAGGATCAGGGCATCCCTGTCGTCGGTGTCGATTCGCTGCACTATTTCTGGTCGGAGCGCGATCCGCAGCAGACCGCCGACGATCTCGGCCGCATCATCGAGTACTACACCAAGCGCTTCAAGGTGAAGCATGTGGTACTGATCGGCTATTCCTTCGGCGCCGACGTGCTGCCGGCAAGTTATAACCGGCTGAAGCAGCCGGACAAGGACAAGATCGTGCAGATGTCGCTGCTGTCACTGTCGCGCAAGGTCGACTATGTGATCTCCGTCATGGGTTGGCTCGGCGCCGAGAGCGAAGGCAAGGGCGGCGACCCCCTCAGCGACCTAAAATCGATCAATCCGAAGACGGTTCAATGCATCTACGGCAAGGACGACGACGAGGATGTCGCCTGCCCTTCGCTGAAGGGTACGGGCGCCGAAGTCATCGCCATGGACGGTGGCCACCATTTCGATGACGACTACGAGGCGCTCGCCAATCATATCATCGACGGCCTGAAGAGCCGGCTCGGCGAATGA
- a CDS encoding MBL fold metallo-hydrolase, producing the protein MMVRFPVFAVIFLLVLAGWSVADAQERPSRPHLSQCQAVAQSLPQATFVSFAGSAATPANDPVGGDVKITFLGHATLFIETPGGVSIATDFSGVFQAPYTPDVVTMNKAHPSHYTLTPDPAIKYVLHGWSDTPGEPAKINLTVGDTLIRNVVTDIRSYSGGVEANGNSIFIFEVAGLCIGHLGHLHFELTDKQYAEIGRLDIVMVPVDGGLTMGADSMSRVVKRLRSSLILPMHRWGPPIQQFLAMFGPDFDIAYAPTASTTVSLKTLPRKPLIYVLKGL; encoded by the coding sequence ATGATGGTGCGATTTCCCGTCTTCGCTGTGATCTTCCTGCTGGTCTTGGCAGGGTGGAGTGTCGCAGACGCCCAAGAGAGGCCCTCCCGCCCGCATCTCAGCCAATGTCAGGCGGTCGCGCAGTCGCTGCCGCAGGCGACATTCGTCAGCTTTGCCGGTTCAGCCGCGACGCCAGCCAATGATCCCGTCGGTGGCGATGTAAAAATCACTTTCCTTGGTCATGCCACTCTTTTCATCGAAACGCCGGGCGGCGTGTCGATCGCGACCGATTTCAGCGGCGTTTTTCAAGCGCCCTATACACCTGATGTCGTGACGATGAACAAGGCGCATCCGAGCCACTATACGCTAACGCCGGACCCGGCGATCAAATATGTGCTGCATGGCTGGAGCGATACGCCTGGCGAGCCGGCGAAGATCAATTTGACTGTCGGTGATACGCTGATCCGCAATGTCGTGACCGATATCCGCTCCTATTCGGGAGGTGTCGAAGCAAACGGCAATTCGATCTTCATCTTCGAAGTGGCCGGCCTTTGCATCGGCCATCTCGGCCACCTGCATTTCGAGCTCACCGATAAGCAATACGCCGAAATCGGCCGGCTGGATATCGTTATGGTGCCGGTCGATGGTGGTCTGACCATGGGCGCGGACAGCATGAGCCGGGTTGTGAAACGCCTGCGTTCGTCGCTCATTCTGCCCATGCACCGTTGGGGCCCGCCGATACAGCAATTCCTGGCTATGTTCGGTCCGGATTTCGACATCGCCTATGCGCCGACCGCAAGCACCACCGTTTCGTTGAAAACTCTGCCGCGCAAGCCGCTGATTTACGTGCTGAAGGGGCTTTGA
- a CDS encoding HAD-IA family hydrolase has translation MDGTIINSIAAAERVWGDWARGKGLDVAAFMPTMHGARGVDTIGRLNLPGVDPVAESLLITEAEIADVEGVVPLPGAIEFLASLPPERWAIVTSSPYRLAQARLAAAGIPVPRFIVTAEDVKIGKPDPQCYILGAERLGLRPSDCLVFEDVMAGIRAGEAAGADVMVITATHSHPVDTNHPTLLNYENVRAHVDGDGLISVMRRDG, from the coding sequence ATGGACGGCACGATCATCAATTCGATCGCTGCCGCCGAACGCGTCTGGGGCGATTGGGCACGCGGCAAGGGGCTGGATGTCGCCGCATTCATGCCGACCATGCACGGTGCGCGCGGCGTCGATACGATCGGCCGGCTCAATCTGCCGGGCGTCGATCCGGTGGCGGAATCGCTGTTGATCACGGAAGCGGAAATCGCCGACGTGGAAGGTGTGGTGCCGCTTCCGGGCGCCATCGAATTCCTGGCCTCGCTGCCGCCGGAGCGCTGGGCGATCGTCACGTCCTCGCCGTACCGGCTCGCCCAGGCGCGCCTTGCCGCCGCCGGCATCCCGGTCCCTCGCTTCATCGTCACCGCCGAAGATGTCAAGATCGGCAAGCCCGATCCACAATGCTACATCCTCGGTGCCGAGCGCCTCGGTCTGCGGCCGTCCGATTGCCTGGTTTTCGAAGACGTGATGGCCGGCATCAGGGCGGGCGAAGCCGCAGGCGCCGATGTCATGGTGATTACGGCGACGCATTCCCATCCGGTCGATACCAATCATCCGACGCTGCTGAACTACGAGAATGTTCGGGCGCATGTCGATGGAGACGGTCTGATTTCGGTGATGCGCCGGGACGGTTGA